The nucleotide sequence TCTTCTCGTGCGCCAGCGTCAGGCCGAAGAACGTCCCGCGCGCGTTGGCGTTCCAGTATGGCGCGCGTTCGCCCATCAGGAACGGCAGGAACAGCAAGCCGTCCGAACCGGGGGCCACCGAACGCGCGATCTCCGTCAGATGGTCGTAAGGATCGACGCCGAGGCGTCTCGCTTCCGCCGATTCCAGCGTCGCGAGCTGGTCCCTCACCCACCGGAACATGACGCCGCCGTTGTTGATCGGTCCGCCGACCACCCAATAGCCGGGGGCCAGCGCATAGCAGAACAGCCGGCCCTCCGGGTCGGTCAACGGCTTGTTGACGACGCCGCGCACGGCGCCGCTCGTACCGATCGTCACCGCCACGACGCCGGGCTCCATCGCCCCGGCGCCCAGATTGGCCAGGACGCCGTCGGACGCCCCGACGACGGTCGGCGTGGACGGGCTCAGCCCCATCTCCGCCGCGTAGCGCGGATTCAAGCCTTCAAGAACATACGTCGTCGGAACCGGCTCCGGCAGCTTCTCCCGGCCGACTCCGGAGACGGCCAGCGCTTCCTCGTCCCAGTCGAGCTTCTCCAGATTGAACATCCCGGTTGCGCTCGCCAGCGAATGGTCGATGACGAACCGGCCGTACAGATGCGCGAGCACGTATTCCTTGATGCCCAAAAATTTATAAGTATTCCGGTAAAGCTCCGGCTCGCGGTCGGTCAGCCACATCAGCTTCAGCAGCGGCGACATCGGATGAATCGGCGTTCCCGTGCGCCTGTATAGGGCCAACGCGTCTGCCTTCTCCCGCAGAACCGGAAGATAAGGCGCGCTCCGGTTGTCCGCCCAGGTGATGCAGGGCGTCAGCGGGCGCAGCCCGTCGGCGCTTACGGCGATCAGACTGTGCATCGCGGAGCTGAAGGACATGCACAGCACGTCCTCGGGCCGAAGGCCCGCCTTGTCCGTCACGGCCCGCACGCCCGCGACGACCGCCCGGAATATTTCGTCCGGGTCCTGCTCCGCCCGGTCCGGCATCGGGGTATGCAGCGGGTATTCGATGGAATGCGACGCGAGAATGCGACCTTCCCGCGTCACCGCCATCGTTTT is from Paenibacillus thermoaerophilus and encodes:
- a CDS encoding gluconokinase, whose amino-acid sequence is MTQIQPQSVVVTVDLGTTSTKTMAVTREGRILASHSIEYPLHTPMPDRAEQDPDEIFRAVVAGVRAVTDKAGLRPEDVLCMSFSSAMHSLIAVSADGLRPLTPCITWADNRSAPYLPVLREKADALALYRRTGTPIHPMSPLLKLMWLTDREPELYRNTYKFLGIKEYVLAHLYGRFVIDHSLASATGMFNLEKLDWDEEALAVSGVGREKLPEPVPTTYVLEGLNPRYAAEMGLSPSTPTVVGASDGVLANLGAGAMEPGVVAVTIGTSGAVRGVVNKPLTDPEGRLFCYALAPGYWVVGGPINNGGVMFRWVRDQLATLESAEARRLGVDPYDHLTEIARSVAPGSDGLLFLPFLMGERAPYWNANARGTFFGLTLAHEKKHMIRAVLEGVMYRIQSIVAPLEQLSGPTREVRASGGFARSTFWRQMLSDVLGTSVTVPDAIESSGLGAAQLALLAMGQTKNFDGVHEWVKAGSRHEPDSAAHARYKQLTAIYMNVYHQLKDSFDAIAAYQNNTQFGNVTKG